In Streptomyces sp. NBC_00341, the DNA window GGGCCGGTGCCCACGACGGCGCCCGTGCTCTTCTTGGCACGCCGGAGCCGCCGCTCCAGCCAGCTCGCGAACGAGGTGAGGCTGAAGTTCAGCGCGATGTAGATCACGGCGATGATGGTGAAGCACGCGATGGTGTTGGCGCCGTAGTTCGCTGCCATCGGCCGGACCGACGCCAGCAGCTCGGGGAAGCTGAGCACCGCGCCACCGAGGGCGGTGTCCTTCACGATCACCACGATCTGACTGACGATCGCCGGGAGCATGGCGGTGACCGCCTGCGGCAGCAGTACGAAGACCATGGTCTGGCCCTTGCGCATGCCGATCGCCTTGGCCGCGTCCGTCTGCCCGGAGGGGAGCGTCAGGATGCCGGCCCGCACGATCTCGGCGAGCACCGATGCGTTGTAGAGCACCAGGCCCGTGATTACCGCGTACAGCAGCCGGGTCTCCGGGTCGAGCTCGGTGTACTCGGAGTACGCCTGGTTCGCGATGACCATCAGGATCAGAACCGGGATGGCGCGGAAGAACTCCACGACCACAGCGGAAGGCGCTCGCATCCACCGGTGCTCCGAGAGCCGGCCGATCCCGAACAGCGCACCCAGCGGCAGCGCGATGATCAGGGCGAAGAACGCCGCCTTGATCGTGTTCTGGAAGCCCGGCCAGATGAACGTCTCCCACGGCTGGGAGCTGGTGAAGAAGGGCTTCCACTTGATCCAGTCGAGCTGGTGCTTCGACGCGAGACCGTCGTACACCCACCACACCACGGCCGCGGCGACGAGCACGAACAGGACGGTGTAGAGGATGTTCCGCCGCTTGGCGCGTGGCCCCTGGGCGTCATAGAGG includes these proteins:
- a CDS encoding amino acid ABC transporter permease yields the protein MSSVLYDAQGPRAKRRNILYTVLFVLVAAAVVWWVYDGLASKHQLDWIKWKPFFTSSQPWETFIWPGFQNTIKAAFFALIIALPLGALFGIGRLSEHRWMRAPSAVVVEFFRAIPVLILMVIANQAYSEYTELDPETRLLYAVITGLVLYNASVLAEIVRAGILTLPSGQTDAAKAIGMRKGQTMVFVLLPQAVTAMLPAIVSQIVVIVKDTALGGAVLSFPELLASVRPMAANYGANTIACFTIIAVIYIALNFSLTSFASWLERRLRRAKKSTGAVVGTGPGGAPETVGAPVVIMDSSAS